A window of the Cuculus canorus isolate bCucCan1 chromosome 3, bCucCan1.pri, whole genome shotgun sequence genome harbors these coding sequences:
- the LOC104057993 gene encoding uncharacterized protein LOC104057993 isoform X3 — protein MHLFLLSILYLPLKATGTKEVIFGHNNFTEYQVGNMNLILSVPHGGSMEPRDIPDREAGCWDANTSSCIFSHECPPGTIQNYKKCKVSTNQDRFTIEVAQALAEEINKITNAFFPHIIINHLQRFKMDANREKEEASFGIPQAEQAWEDYMGFLTTAKSQMTGGLILDIHGQAHPEKWIELGYTLSKTSLNSGVFSTSYSSISHLASQLVNVSSETLVTGNRSLGKYIEEQNNSYVCVPSPSNPSPQNGSYYSGGYITKTFGSRSSGTIDAIQLELPQWVRAVEERPRFCKALARAVMKFWHTNYCSQYNHEFLPC, from the coding sequence ATGCATCTGTTcctcctctccattttatatttGCCTTTGAAAGCCACTGGCACCAAAGAGGTTATATTTGGTCATAATAATTTCACAGAATATCAAGTGGGCAACATGAACCTGATTCTCTCTGTCCCACATGGTGGATCAATGGAACCCAGAGACATCCCAGATCGAGAGGCTGGCTGTTGGGATGCAAACACCTCCTCTTGTATTTTCTCTCATGAGTGTCCTCCTGGAACTATTCAAAATTATAAGAAATGCAAAGTGTCCACCAATCAAGACAGGTTTACTATAGAGGTGGCTCAGGCTCTGGCTGAAGAAATCAACAAAATTACTAATGCCTTCTTCCCACATATCATTATAAACCACCTACAGAGGTTCAAGATGGATGCTaatagggaaaaggaagaagccTCCTTTGGAATTCCCCAAGCAGAACAGGCCTGGGAGGACTATATGGGATTTTTGACCACTGCAAAATCGCAGATGACAGGGGGCCTGATTCTGGATATCCATGGACAAGCACATCCTGAAAAATGGATAGAACTAGGTTATACACTTTCAAAAACTTCCCTTAACTCGGGTGTCTTTTCGACATCATATTCCTCAATTAGCCATCTTGCCAGTCAGCTAGTCAATGTGTCATCTGAGACTTTGGTTACAGGGAACAGAAGTTTGGGTAAATATAttgaagaacaaaataacaGCTATGTTTGTGTGCCTTCTCCATCCAATCCtagcccccaaaatgggagcTATTATAGTGGTGGATACATAACAAAGACTTTTGGTTCCCGTAGTTCCGGCACCATCGATGCCATTCAGCTTGAGCTACCCCAGTGGGTGAGGGCAGTGGAAGAACGTCCCAGATTTTGTAAAGCACTAGCAAGGGCTGTAATGAAATTCTGGCACACTAACTATTGCAGCCAGTATAACCATGAATTTCTGCCATGCTGA
- the LOC104057993 gene encoding uncharacterized protein LOC104057993 isoform X1, producing MESGILLIPESDQKLKQRVAAAWLSRNVKCCIHSEVQLSAMKIDFIPVGTCVVLESPMYCYIPYCRVFQPQIKNMHLFLLSILYLPLKATGTKEVIFGHNNFTEYQVGNMNLILSVPHGGSMEPRDIPDREAGCWDANTSSCIFSHECPPGTIQNYKKCKVSTNQDRFTIEVAQALAEEINKITNAFFPHIIINHLQRFKMDANREKEEASFGIPQAEQAWEDYMGFLTTAKSQMTGGLILDIHGQAHPEKWIELGYTLSKTSLNSGVFSTSYSSISHLASQLVNVSSETLVTGNRSLGKYIEEQNNSYVCVPSPSNPSPQNGSYYSGGYITKTFGSRSSGTIDAIQLELPQWVRAVEERPRFCKALARAVMKFWHTNYCSQYNHEFLPC from the exons ATGGAGAGCGGCATTCTTCTCATACCGGAATCTGACCAGAAGCTGAAGCAACGTGTGGCGGCAGCTTGGCTCTCACGGAATGTGAAATGCTGCATCCACTCAGAAGTACAGCTTTCTGCCATGAAAATTGACTTTATCCCAGTTGGAACCTGTGTTGTTTTGGAATCGCCAAt GTACTGCTATATTCCATATTGCCGAGTCTTCCAGCCGCAAATTAAGAATATGCATCTGTTcctcctctccattttatatttGCCTTTGAAAGCCACTGGCACCAAAGAGGTTATATTTGGTCATAATAATTTCACAGAATATCAAGTGGGCAACATGAACCTGATTCTCTCTGTCCCACATGGTGGATCAATGGAACCCAGAGACATCCCAGATCGAGAGGCTGGCTGTTGGGATGCAAACACCTCCTCTTGTATTTTCTCTCATGAGTGTCCTCCTGGAACTATTCAAAATTATAAGAAATGCAAAGTGTCCACCAATCAAGACAGGTTTACTATAGAGGTGGCTCAGGCTCTGGCTGAAGAAATCAACAAAATTACTAATGCCTTCTTCCCACATATCATTATAAACCACCTACAGAGGTTCAAGATGGATGCTaatagggaaaaggaagaagccTCCTTTGGAATTCCCCAAGCAGAACAGGCCTGGGAGGACTATATGGGATTTTTGACCACTGCAAAATCGCAGATGACAGGGGGCCTGATTCTGGATATCCATGGACAAGCACATCCTGAAAAATGGATAGAACTAGGTTATACACTTTCAAAAACTTCCCTTAACTCGGGTGTCTTTTCGACATCATATTCCTCAATTAGCCATCTTGCCAGTCAGCTAGTCAATGTGTCATCTGAGACTTTGGTTACAGGGAACAGAAGTTTGGGTAAATATAttgaagaacaaaataacaGCTATGTTTGTGTGCCTTCTCCATCCAATCCtagcccccaaaatgggagcTATTATAGTGGTGGATACATAACAAAGACTTTTGGTTCCCGTAGTTCCGGCACCATCGATGCCATTCAGCTTGAGCTACCCCAGTGGGTGAGGGCAGTGGAAGAACGTCCCAGATTTTGTAAAGCACTAGCAAGGGCTGTAATGAAATTCTGGCACACTAACTATTGCAGCCAGTATAACCATGAATTTCTGCCATGCTGA
- the LOC104057993 gene encoding uncharacterized protein LOC104057993 isoform X2: protein MRMDLILLLKKSNRYCYIPYCRVFQPQIKNMHLFLLSILYLPLKATGTKEVIFGHNNFTEYQVGNMNLILSVPHGGSMEPRDIPDREAGCWDANTSSCIFSHECPPGTIQNYKKCKVSTNQDRFTIEVAQALAEEINKITNAFFPHIIINHLQRFKMDANREKEEASFGIPQAEQAWEDYMGFLTTAKSQMTGGLILDIHGQAHPEKWIELGYTLSKTSLNSGVFSTSYSSISHLASQLVNVSSETLVTGNRSLGKYIEEQNNSYVCVPSPSNPSPQNGSYYSGGYITKTFGSRSSGTIDAIQLELPQWVRAVEERPRFCKALARAVMKFWHTNYCSQYNHEFLPC from the exons ATGCGCATGGACCTCATCCTTTTGCTGAAGAAGTCAAACAG GTACTGCTATATTCCATATTGCCGAGTCTTCCAGCCGCAAATTAAGAATATGCATCTGTTcctcctctccattttatatttGCCTTTGAAAGCCACTGGCACCAAAGAGGTTATATTTGGTCATAATAATTTCACAGAATATCAAGTGGGCAACATGAACCTGATTCTCTCTGTCCCACATGGTGGATCAATGGAACCCAGAGACATCCCAGATCGAGAGGCTGGCTGTTGGGATGCAAACACCTCCTCTTGTATTTTCTCTCATGAGTGTCCTCCTGGAACTATTCAAAATTATAAGAAATGCAAAGTGTCCACCAATCAAGACAGGTTTACTATAGAGGTGGCTCAGGCTCTGGCTGAAGAAATCAACAAAATTACTAATGCCTTCTTCCCACATATCATTATAAACCACCTACAGAGGTTCAAGATGGATGCTaatagggaaaaggaagaagccTCCTTTGGAATTCCCCAAGCAGAACAGGCCTGGGAGGACTATATGGGATTTTTGACCACTGCAAAATCGCAGATGACAGGGGGCCTGATTCTGGATATCCATGGACAAGCACATCCTGAAAAATGGATAGAACTAGGTTATACACTTTCAAAAACTTCCCTTAACTCGGGTGTCTTTTCGACATCATATTCCTCAATTAGCCATCTTGCCAGTCAGCTAGTCAATGTGTCATCTGAGACTTTGGTTACAGGGAACAGAAGTTTGGGTAAATATAttgaagaacaaaataacaGCTATGTTTGTGTGCCTTCTCCATCCAATCCtagcccccaaaatgggagcTATTATAGTGGTGGATACATAACAAAGACTTTTGGTTCCCGTAGTTCCGGCACCATCGATGCCATTCAGCTTGAGCTACCCCAGTGGGTGAGGGCAGTGGAAGAACGTCCCAGATTTTGTAAAGCACTAGCAAGGGCTGTAATGAAATTCTGGCACACTAACTATTGCAGCCAGTATAACCATGAATTTCTGCCATGCTGA